One Glycine max cultivar Williams 82 chromosome 6, Glycine_max_v4.0, whole genome shotgun sequence DNA segment encodes these proteins:
- the LOC100800123 gene encoding zinc finger CCCH domain-containing protein 2 — translation MSSVFSEHKFQLQPSHQLLSLKKSLGDIDIPVPPRKLLTRRSAAVHDGSGDIYLPHSGSTDSSTDDDSDGDPYASDQFRMFEFKVRRCSRSRSHDWTDCPFVHPGEKARRRDPRRFYYSGTVCPEFRRGQCDRGDACEFSHGVFECWLHPSRYRTEACKDGKNCKRKVCFFAHTPRQLRVFHSNDNSNKKKCTDISPHNNNNCCLVCHCSNSTRSPTSTLFGMSHFSPPLSPPSPSSPSMFETNNHHHGVVKYNKDVFSELVCSMEGLNFDEASSLLSAASKPHHHNNLSSWLDVSKDHNQKQFNTLNSPTITACGSFSNNGNGGFLRAENGVVVDDVIAPDLAWVNELLM, via the coding sequence atgagtaGTGTTTTTTCAGAACACAAATTCCAACTTCAACCCTCCCACCAACTTCTCTCCCTCAAGAAATCCCTCGGAGACATTGACATCCCAGTCCCACCAAGGAAGCTCCTCACCCGCCGCTCCGCCGCCGTCCACGACGGCTCCGGCGACATTTATCTGCCTCACAGTGGCTCCACTGACTCCTCCACCGACGATGACTCCGATGGCGACCCCTATGCCTCCGACCAATTCCGCATGTTCGAGTTCAAGGTCCGACGATGTAGTCGCAGCCGGAGCCATGATTGGACAGACTGTCCCTTTGTGCATCCCGGTGAGAAGGCCCGTCGTCGGGACCCTCGCCGGTTTTATTACTCTGGAACAGTCTGTCCAGAGTTTCGCCGCGGTCAGTGTGACCGCGGCGATGCATGTGAGTTTTCACATGGGGTGTTTGAGTGCTGGCTGCACCCTTCTAGGTATAGGACCGAGGCTTGCAAGGATGGCAAGAATTGCAAGCGAAAAGTTTGCTTCTTTGCTCACACCCCTCGCCAACTCAGGGTTTTTCATTCCAATGACAATAGTAACAAGAAAAAGTGCACCGATATAAGCCCTCATAATAACAACAATTGTTGtttggtttgtcattgctcTAATTCTACTCGTTCACCAACTTCTACCTTGTTTGGCATGTCTCATTTTTCTCCTCCATTATCACCACCTTCTCCTTCTTCGCCTTCTATGTTTGAGACCAACAACCATCATCATGGTGTTGTGAAATATAATAAGGATGTTTTCTCTGAGCTTGTGTGTTCCATGGAGGGTTTGAATTTTGATGAGGCTTCTTCACTGTTGTCTGCTGCTTCTAAGCCTCATCATCACAACAATTTGTCTTCTTGGCTTGATGTTTCTAAGGATCACAATCAAAAACAGTTCAATACTCTTAATTCGCCAACCATCACTGCTTGTGGAAGTTTTTCCAATAATGGAAATGGGGGATTTTTGAGAGCAGAAAATGgggttgttgttgatgatgtcATTGCCCCAGATCTCGCATGGGTGAATGAATTGCTGATGTAG